ATGGCGTGATCGCCAGTTTCGGCAACGCCGGCGGCATAGAATTGAAGACGACCGTGCTGCCGTTTATCTTGCGCGGCGTGCGCCTGATCGGCGTCGATTCGGGCTATACCGCAATGCCGCTGCGCCGGAATATCTGGGAAAGGCTGGCGAGCGATCTGAAGCCGCGGCATCTGGACGCGATCGCGCACACCATCAATTTCGATGAGTTGCCGGGCGTGTTCGACAAGTTGTTGAAGGCCAAATTAAAAGGTAGAACGGTCGTTAAAATAAATTAGGGAAGCTCTGATCGGTTGTCATTCCCGCTCCGATTAATCATTGGAGGGCAGGCTGCGGCAAGAAGAATCCAGGGTCCCTTCAACTCTGCTGCCGTTCATGTCGAACGGTTAGCTTATCGCTCGTTCTCCCTTAGAATTGACGCATGGAGTTCGAATGGGATCAATCAAAGGGCGTCTCCAACCTCCGCAAGCATGGCATAGGCTTTGAGGACGCAACTAGCATTTTTGGCGACCCGCTTGCCTTTACGTTTCGTGACCCTGATCACTCCGTTGGCGAGGCTCGCTTCCTGACATTTGGCGTTACGCGAACCGGCGAACTACTTGTCATTTCGCACGCCTCTCGAAACAATCGCACTCGTCTAATCAGTGCTCGTCGCGCAACTCGTGCAGAAAGGAAAATCTATGAAGAAGGCCAAGTCTGAAGCGAACAATGATTTGCGGCCCGAATACCGCCGCGAAGATCTGGGAA
The window above is part of the Burkholderiales bacterium genome. Proteins encoded here:
- a CDS encoding BrnT family toxin, with product MEFEWDQSKGVSNLRKHGIGFEDATSIFGDPLAFTFRDPDHSVGEARFLTFGVTRTGELLVISHASRNNRTRLISARRATRAERKIYEEGQV